Proteins encoded in a region of the Triticum dicoccoides isolate Atlit2015 ecotype Zavitan chromosome 3A, WEW_v2.0, whole genome shotgun sequence genome:
- the LOC119270378 gene encoding epoxide hydrolase 3-like: MVNLVEAQKPLLHFLIKWAGLRQHTVDVDGAGTVLTFWVPKDKVPGNNSTVAPEEKQSETSKSQGVRRPSVVLVHGFAAEGIVTWQFQVGALAKHYDVYIPDLLYFGGSTSPSTDRSPGFQAECLAAALGKLGVDDCTVVGFSYGGMVAFKMAESRPDLVRSLVVSGSVVAMTDSISDATLERIGVRSSAELLLPESVKGLKALLSIAAHRRLWFPERLHRDFLEVMFTNRKERAELLEGLVVSNKDATVPVLPQKILLLWGHNDNIFNIELAKTMKEQLGEKTMLQSIDKAGHLVHLERPCVYNQRLMEFLAYATAEACKEPAN, translated from the exons CGTCGACGGCGCCGGCACGGTGCTCACCTTCTGGGTGCCCAAGGATAAGGTCCCTGGCAACAACTCCACCGTCGCGCCCGAAGAGAAGCAGAGCGAGACGTCCAAATCCCAAGGAGTGCGCCGGCCATCAGTGGTGCTCGTGCACGGCTTCGCTGCCGAAGGCATAGTCACCTGGCAGTTCCAG GTTGGTGCGCTGGCGAAGCACTACGACGTGTACATCCCGGACCTGCTCTACTTCGGCGGCTCCACGTCGCCGTCGACGGACCGGTCGCCGGGGTTCCAGGCGGAGTGCCTGGCCGCCGCGCTCGGGAAGCTGGGCGTGGACGACTGCACGGTGGTGGGGTTCAGCTACGGCGGGATGGTGGCCTTCAAGATGGCCGAGTCGCGGCCGGACCTGGTCCGCTCGCTCGTCGTGTCCGGCTCCGTCGTCGCCATGACCGACTCCATCAGCGACGCCACGCTGGAGCGGATCGGCGTCAGGTCGTCGGCGGAGCTGCTGCTGCCGGAGTCCGTCAAGGGGCTCAAGGCGCTGCTCTCCATCGCTGCCCACCGGAGGCTCTGGTTCCCGGAACGCCTTCACAGGGACTTCCTCGAGGTGATGTTCACCAACCGCAAGGAAAGAGCCGAGCTGCTCGAAGGTCTGGTGGTGAGCAACAAAGACGCCACCGTCCCCGTTTTGCCGCAGAAAATTCTTCTGCTCTGGGGACACAACGACAACATCTTCAACATAGAGCTCGCCAAGACGATGAAAGA GCAGCTCGGGGAGAAGACGATGCTGCAGAGCATAGACAAGGCCGGACATCTCGTGCACCTGGAGAGGCCCTGCGTTTACAACCAGCGCCTCATGGAGTTCCTGGCATACGCCACTGCTGAAGCTTGCAAGGAGCCTGCAAATTAA